One Acinetobacter colistiniresistens DNA segment encodes these proteins:
- the trhA gene encoding PAQR family membrane homeostasis protein TrhA, producing MNTNTLLDYDPKEELMNAYSHGAGAVLALIASVFLIIKGYGLPLGQWISLWVYGFSLVLLLSSSMLYHFAQDERKRYWYKKLDHTAIYYLIAGTYTPFLSIAIPTAKAHYLLIALWVIALIGTLFKLVFIHRFQKLSLAAYLVMGWLAVLVMDDMQHYLSKEAVQLLIAGGLAYTIGTLFYALKKVRYTHAIWHVFVLLGAGLHFLAIYCYVL from the coding sequence ATGAACACAAACACATTACTGGACTATGACCCCAAAGAAGAACTGATGAATGCCTATAGTCATGGGGCTGGCGCAGTACTGGCTTTAATTGCCTCAGTCTTTTTGATCATCAAAGGCTATGGCCTGCCTTTGGGACAATGGATCAGTTTATGGGTCTATGGCTTTAGCTTGGTATTATTACTGAGTAGTTCCATGCTGTATCACTTTGCCCAAGACGAACGCAAACGTTATTGGTACAAGAAACTGGATCATACCGCGATTTACTATCTGATCGCAGGCACCTATACCCCTTTTCTCAGTATCGCCATTCCAACGGCCAAAGCGCATTATTTACTGATTGCCTTATGGGTCATTGCCCTGATCGGTACACTGTTTAAGCTGGTCTTCATTCATCGCTTCCAAAAACTTTCTTTAGCCGCCTATTTAGTCATGGGTTGGCTGGCTGTTTTGGTTATGGATGATATGCAACATTACCTGTCTAAAGAAGCGGTACAACTGCTGATTGCAGGGGGATTGGCTTATACCATCGGCACATTGTTTTATGCCTTAAAAAAGGTAAGATATACCCACGCAATTTGGCATGTTTTTGTGCTATTAGGGGCAGGATTACACTTTTTGGCAATCTATTGTTATGTATTATAA